The proteins below come from a single Branchiostoma floridae strain S238N-H82 chromosome 5, Bfl_VNyyK, whole genome shotgun sequence genomic window:
- the LOC118416062 gene encoding uncharacterized protein C7orf26 homolog isoform X2: MKMPSLRDSLAYEGFPQATRRVLEHVEASCSGGEAGTNLGALVEEFVHFRPPDALPHHTGLNALQELQLLQILSDYFGAKTNVGLARQVFMVLFGTRGGADRLTDHKLLGKLVSMCIATQHEMVLDCTAYWILQEGASTPPVLTLLTSIIQDYCMLMPGTLDTLQRVDKTSPSFACQFVTIVTSLYQLKPDAASSSHPPPSLLEVIAEWVAGNPRICLASLKDTKGAVPVTPIPGLCHWCVKSPLVRNPESTQEEAMIYSKLHLGILQSLLTAQNVAPNAKLLPVSAVEEMVSDLRALVQTSEGQGDAVQLAVERLAQVMQVAMATGSTQLNRKQVAGLYGQLPENRLLSLILSYGGEG, from the exons ATGAAAATGCCGAGTTTGCGAGACTCTCTGGCGTACGAGGGATTTCCGCAGGCGACCAGGAGGGTTCTGGAGCACGTTGAGGCGTCGTGCTCGGGCGGGGAGGCAGGGACGAACCTGGGAGCGCTGGTGGAGGAGTTCGTACACTTCAGGCCGCCTGACGCCCTCCCCCACCACACGG GTCTGAATGCACTTCAGGAGCTGCAGCTTCTCCAGATTCTGTCCGACTACTTTGGAGCCAAGACGAATGTGGGCCTGGCCAGACAAGTCTTCATGGTGCTGTTTGGCACACGGGGAGGGGCAGACAGACTAACGGACCATAAG TTGTTAGGAAAGCTGGTGTCCATGTGCATCGCCACACAGCACGAGATGGTGCTGGACTGCACTGCCTACTGGATCCTGCAAGAGGGCGCTTCTACCCCACCTGTCCTGACCCTGCTGACCTCCATCATACAGGACTACTGCATGCTCATGCCGGGGACACTCGACACCCTTCAGAGGGTCGACAAAACCTCGCCCAGCTTCGCCTGCCAGTTTGTCACCATCGTAACCAGTTTGTACCAGCTGAAACCGGACGCTGCTTCCTCCagtcacccccctccctcacTCCTGGAGGTCATAGCAGAGTGGGTTGCTGGTAACCCCCGCATCTGCCTCGCCAGTTTGAAGGACACCAAGGGGGCGGTGCCCGTCACACCTATCCCCGGTCTCTGCCACTGGTGCGTAAAATCACCGTTGGTCCGAAATCCAGAGAGTACGCAAGAGGAAGCTATGATATATTCCAAACTGCATCTTGGCATACTGCAGTCGCTTCTCACCGCGCAGAATGTTGCTCCGAACGCAAAACTCTTACCGGTGTCCGCCGTAGAGGAGATGGTGTCAGACTTGCGCGCGCTCGTCCAAACGTCTGAAGGCCAGGGGGACGCCGTGCAGCTGGCTGTGGAGAGGTTAGCTCAGGTCAtgcaggttgccatggcaacgggctcCACCCAGCTGAACAGGAAGCAGGTGGCTGGGCTTTATGGACAGCTGCCGGAGAACAGACTCCTGTCACTCATACTGAGTTATGGTGGGGAGGGCTGA
- the LOC118415124 gene encoding uncharacterized protein LOC118415124: MLKFLAIAFLLGGCSVMVEACCLPKQFECTAGLQNATFRGGKLDVSSTVFMHSVDLVNKKVSYVGQSFKIVQDYNKMMQYTISQWYCRVSKLTTPIHDCMPANATIATSMAMGGPKGIMMDVYDIEKISPGARLPFKGTLSLNQEGCVPFSEILKTEGSIATLAYVNMTYGIKDPSVFDVPSPPCPKDTDNFVNSLQQQPAPSWPALPTLP, from the exons ATGCTGAAGTTCCTCGCAATCG CGTTCCTGTTGGGAGGGTGCTCGGTGATGGTGGAGGCCTGTTGTCTTCCCAAACAGTTTGAGTGCACCGCTGGTCTTCAGAACGCCACTTTCAGGGGCGGGAAGCTGG ATGTGTCATCGACGGTGTTTATGCATTCAGTCGATTTGGTCAACAAGAAAGTTTCCTATGTTGGACAAAGTTTCAAGATCGTGCAAGATTACAACAAG ATGATGCAGTATACCATCAGCCAGTGGTACTGTAGGGTCAGTAAGCTGACTACACCAATACATGACTGCATGCCTG CGAATGCAACAATTGCGACGTCAATGGCCATGGGAGGGCCCAAGGGCATCATGATGGATGTATACGACATTGAGAAAATATCCCCTGGGGCAAGGCTTCCGTTCAAGGGGACACTCTCACTCAACCAAGAGGGCTGCGTTCCTTTTTCAGAAATTCTAAAGACCG AGGGCAGTATTGCAACCCTGGCATACGTCAACATGACTTACGGCATCAAGGACCCGTCAGTGTTTGACGTGCCCAGCCCTCCCTGTCCCAAGGACACTGACAACTTTGTG AACTCACTGCAGCAGCAGCCTGCACCGTCCTGGCCAGCACTTCCGACCCTGCCGTGA
- the LOC118416063 gene encoding uncharacterized protein LOC118416063 — protein MLKIVSIAFLLGGCSVLVEACCLPKQFECTIGLQNATFGGGKLDVSTTGFMHSMDFINKKVAYVGQDFKVLQDYSKMMQYTISNGYCTVNKLMKPIDNCISANATVATTVDMGGPKGVTLDVYNVEKISPGPGIFFKGSIAFNQEGCIPFSEILMTEGSYATVSYINMTFGIKDPSVFDVPSPPCPKDTDNFVTSLQQQPAPSWPILPSLP, from the exons ATGCTGAAGATCGTCTCAATCG CGTTCTTGCTGGGAGGGTGCTCGGTGTTGGTGGAAGCCTGCTGTCTTCCCAAACAGTTTGAGTGCACCATTGGTCTTCAAAACGCCACTTTTGGAGGCGGGAAGCTTG ATGTGTCAACGACGGGATTTATGCACTCAATGGATTTCATCAACAAGAAAGTCGCCTATGTTGGTCAGGACTTCAAGGTGCTGCAAGATTACAGCAAG ATGATGCAGTATACCATCAGCAATGGGTACTGTACGGTCAATAAACTGATGAAGCCAATAGACAACTGCATATCTG cgAATGCAACAGTGGCAACAACAGTGGACATGGGAGGGCCAAAGGGTGTCACACTTGATGTCTACAATGTCGAGAAAATATCCCCAGGGCCAGGGATCTTCTTCAAGGGGTCAATTGCATTCAATCAAGAGGGCTGTATTCCCTTTTCAGAAATTCTTATGACAG AGGGCAGTTATGCCACTGTGTCCTACATCAACATGACATTTGGCATCAAGGACCCGTCAGTGTTTGATGTGCCCAGTCCTCCCTGTCCCAAGGACACTGACAACTTTGTG ACCTCGCTGCAGCAGCAGCCTGCACCATCCTGGCCGATACTTCCATCACTGCCGTGA
- the LOC118416062 gene encoding uncharacterized protein C7orf26 homolog isoform X1: MKMPSLRDSLAYEGFPQATRRVLEHVEASCSGGEAGTNLGALVEEFVHFRPPDALPHHTGLNALQELQLLQILSDYFGAKTNVGLARQVFMVLFGTRGGADRLTDHKVKLLGKLVSMCIATQHEMVLDCTAYWILQEGASTPPVLTLLTSIIQDYCMLMPGTLDTLQRVDKTSPSFACQFVTIVTSLYQLKPDAASSSHPPPSLLEVIAEWVAGNPRICLASLKDTKGAVPVTPIPGLCHWCVKSPLVRNPESTQEEAMIYSKLHLGILQSLLTAQNVAPNAKLLPVSAVEEMVSDLRALVQTSEGQGDAVQLAVERLAQVMQVAMATGSTQLNRKQVAGLYGQLPENRLLSLILSYGGEG; this comes from the exons ATGAAAATGCCGAGTTTGCGAGACTCTCTGGCGTACGAGGGATTTCCGCAGGCGACCAGGAGGGTTCTGGAGCACGTTGAGGCGTCGTGCTCGGGCGGGGAGGCAGGGACGAACCTGGGAGCGCTGGTGGAGGAGTTCGTACACTTCAGGCCGCCTGACGCCCTCCCCCACCACACGG GTCTGAATGCACTTCAGGAGCTGCAGCTTCTCCAGATTCTGTCCGACTACTTTGGAGCCAAGACGAATGTGGGCCTGGCCAGACAAGTCTTCATGGTGCTGTTTGGCACACGGGGAGGGGCAGACAGACTAACGGACCATAAG GTGAAGTTGTTAGGAAAGCTGGTGTCCATGTGCATCGCCACACAGCACGAGATGGTGCTGGACTGCACTGCCTACTGGATCCTGCAAGAGGGCGCTTCTACCCCACCTGTCCTGACCCTGCTGACCTCCATCATACAGGACTACTGCATGCTCATGCCGGGGACACTCGACACCCTTCAGAGGGTCGACAAAACCTCGCCCAGCTTCGCCTGCCAGTTTGTCACCATCGTAACCAGTTTGTACCAGCTGAAACCGGACGCTGCTTCCTCCagtcacccccctccctcacTCCTGGAGGTCATAGCAGAGTGGGTTGCTGGTAACCCCCGCATCTGCCTCGCCAGTTTGAAGGACACCAAGGGGGCGGTGCCCGTCACACCTATCCCCGGTCTCTGCCACTGGTGCGTAAAATCACCGTTGGTCCGAAATCCAGAGAGTACGCAAGAGGAAGCTATGATATATTCCAAACTGCATCTTGGCATACTGCAGTCGCTTCTCACCGCGCAGAATGTTGCTCCGAACGCAAAACTCTTACCGGTGTCCGCCGTAGAGGAGATGGTGTCAGACTTGCGCGCGCTCGTCCAAACGTCTGAAGGCCAGGGGGACGCCGTGCAGCTGGCTGTGGAGAGGTTAGCTCAGGTCAtgcaggttgccatggcaacgggctcCACCCAGCTGAACAGGAAGCAGGTGGCTGGGCTTTATGGACAGCTGCCGGAGAACAGACTCCTGTCACTCATACTGAGTTATGGTGGGGAGGGCTGA